The genomic segment GAGGAGCTGGCGGCGGGCGACGAGGCCGTGCTGGCGCTCGGCAAGCAGCCGGATGTGGCGGTCGATGGCGCGAAGCTGGGGCATCGCCCCACATAGGCGCCGCCGGCTCGGAGTTCACCCCCCGGGGGCACGACGTCCCTCGGGCCCGACGGATGGCGCAGAGGTGGTGCATGACCCCACGTCTGCGCCATCCGGCCTCCGACGACCTCGATCCCGACGCGGTCCGCCTGCGGACCTACGCCTGCGCCCGCAGCTCGGCCAGGTCCGCGGACACCATCTCGGCGATCATCGCCTCGAACGTGATCGCGGGCTCCCAGCCCAGAGCGGACCGGGCGTGCGAGGGGTCGCCCACCGGCGGCGTGGCCTCCGGGGCCCGCACGAAGGCCGGGTCGACGCGCACGCGGCCCTCGGGGTCCACCCCGGCGGCCGCGAACGCCGCGTCGACCAGCTCGCCGACCGTGCGCCCCCGTCCCGAGGCCAGCACGTAGTCGCCGGCCTGCGGTGCCTGCAGCGCCAGCCAGGCGCCGCGCATGACGTCGGCCGCGTGCGACCAGTCGCGCACGGCGCGCAGGTCGCCCAACACCAGCTCCTCCTGGAGGCCGAGCGCGATCGCGGCCGCCCCGCGGGTCACCTTGCGCGGCAGGAAGTGCGCCGGTCGGCGCGGGGACTCGTGGTTGAAGAGGATCCCGGAGACCACGTGGGTGCCGAAGTGCGCGCGCAGCGCCCCCACCAGGCCGTGGGCGGCGAGCTTGGCCACCCCGTACGGCGACCGCGGGCGCATCGGCGAGCGCTCGTGCTGGGGCGACTCGCCGCTGTCGCCGAAGATCTCGCTCGACGTCGCCACGAAGACCCGCATCTCGGGATCCAGGCGCCGTGCGGCGCCCAGCAGCTCGGCGGTCGCACCCGCGATCGCGGCCAGGATGAGGCCCGGGTCCTCCCACGAGGTGGGCACGAACGTGGGCGCGGCGAGGTGGTAGAGCTCGTGCGGGCGAACCGCGCCGAGCGCATCGCGCAGCGTCCCCGGCTCCAGCAGATCGCCGTGCAGGAGCGTGAGCCGGTCGCGGACATGACCCAGATGGGGGAGGTCCTGATCGACCGGTTGCCGGACGATGCCCGCGACGTCGTAGCCTTCTGCGAGCAACAGCTCGGCCAGATACGAGCCGTCCTGGCCGCTGATCCCGGTGATGAGCGCCCGTCGCACTCCGCGGCAGACTAATCACCGCGCCCGCCATCCGGGTTACGCTGGTGGCCACGCCAGGTGCCCCGACGCCGGGCCGGCCGGATCGCGAAACCTCGGCGCCGCTGACACGTTGGACTCCCTGCATGCCCTTCTCGAGCCCCGCCCCGACCGACCGCACCGGCGCCGCCGCCGGCGCGGCTGAGCTCGCCGTGCCGCCGCCCACGACCAGCGTCCTCGGGGTCCCGCTCGCGCTCACCGACTACGAGCGGACGATGGACTGGATGGACGCCGCCGTCGAGACCGCGCGCAAGGGCTACATCTGCGTCGCGGCCACGCACACCGTCGTCGCCTGCCAGGACGACCCCGAGCTGGCCGCCGCCGTCCACGGCGCGGCGCTCGTCGTGCCCGACGGCCAGCCCGTCGTGTGGGCCATGAACGCGCTCGGCCACGACCTCCCCAGCCGCGTGTACGGGCCCGACCTCATGGCCCGCTACTGCGAGCGCAGCGCGCAGACCGGGCGGCGGATGTTCCTCTACGGCGGGCGCAACCAGGGCGCGCTGGTCCAGCTCGCGCTGAACCTGCGCCGCCGCTTCCCCGGCGTGCAGATCGTCGGCGGCTACTCGCCGCCGTTCCGCACGCTCTCCGACGAGGAGCGCAAGGCGGTCGTGGCCGAGATCAACCACGCCCGGCCCGACGTCGTCTGGGTGGGCATCGGGGTGCCCAAGCAGGAGAAGTGGATGGCCACGATGCACGAGCACCTGGACGCCCCGGTGCTCGTCGGCGTCGGCGCGGCCTTCGACTTCCACGCCGGCCTCGTCCCCCAGGCCCCGTCCTGGATGCAGGGCGCCGGCCTGGAGTGGCTCTACCGCCTGGCCCAGGAGCCGCGCCGGCTGTGGCGGCGCTACCTGACCTACAATCCGCGCTTCGTGCTCGGGTTCGCGCGCCAGTACGCGCGCCACCGCCGGGCGCTGCGCCGCGACGGCGGCGCTCGCTAGCCTCCCGGAGCGATGAGCCCGTCACCCGACGTCGCCGTCATCGGCCTCGGCCGGGTCGGTCTCCCCCTCGCGCTGGCCTTCGCCGACGCGGGCCTGTCGGTCATCGGGGTCGACAACGCCACGGAGCACCTCGCCGCGATCCGCGCCGGGCGCATGCCGTTCGACGAACCCGGCGCCCAGGCCGTCCTGGACCGCGTGGGCGGCCGGCTCGAGCTCTCCGAGCGCGCCGCCGACGCCCACCGCGCCCGCCACATCGTGCTCACGCTCGGCACCCCGGCGATGTCGCACATCGAGATCGACCTGCGCGACATCCGGTCGGTCCTCGACGACCTCCTGCCCCACCTGCACGAGGGCCACGCGATCCACCTGCGCTCGACGATCGCACCGGGCACGACCGACTTCGTCGCCGGCTACCTGGCCAAGCACCGCGGGTTCGCCGTGGGCTCCGACGTGTTCGTCGCCCACGTGCCCGAGCGCATCGCGGCCGGCCGCTTCTTCGAGGAGATCTCGACGCTGCCGTGCATCGTCGGCGGCGTCGGCGAGCGCTCCGGCGAGGAGGCCGGCGCGCTGTTCGCCCACCTGCGCGCCCCCATCGTGCAGACCACGCCCGTGCAGGCCGAGCTGGCCAAGATCTGGACCAACATCCTCCGCTACGCCACGTTCGCGCTGCCCAACCTGATGATGATGGACTGCGAGCAGTACGACGCGAACGTCTTCGAGGTGGTCGACCTCATCAACCGCGACTACCCCCGCGGCGGGATGCGCCTGCCGGGCTTCACCGCCGGGACCTGCCTGCGCAAGGACTTCGCCTTCAGCGAGGAGCGCTCCAACGCCCCCGGCATGCTGCTGGCCGTCAGCCGGGTCAACGAGAGCGTCCCGCTGTTCCTCGTGCAGGGCCTCAAGCGCCGCCTCGGCGCGCTGGACGGCCGCAAGGTCGCCGTCCTGGGGCTGGCCTTCAAGGCGGGCACCGACGACGAGCGCGACTCGCTGTCGCACAAGCTCATCCGCCTGCTCGAGCGCGAGCTGGCCGACGTCGCCGTGCACGACCCGCACGTCACGTCGCCGAACCAGTCGCTGGCGGAGGCGGTGCAGGACGCCGACGCCGTCCTGATGGCCACCAACCACCCCGAGTTCTGCACCCCGGCCGCGCTGGAGCTCATCGCGCAGGGCGCACGGCCCGGCGCGCTGGTGGTCGACCCGTGGAACTGCTGGGGCGCCGCCCAGGTCTTCGCGCACGTCGACGAGGTGCAGGCCCTCGCCGGCGGCGCGCCCGGCGCGCCCGCCGCGGCCGCGCCCGCGGGCGAGCCCGAGGCGCGCTAGCGTGCCGCCGCGATGAACCGAGTTCTCGTCACCGGCGGCGCCGGGACCATCGGCGCGGCCGTGGTCCGGCGCCTGCTCGCCGACCCCGCCTACGAGGTGCGCGTCTCCGACCAGCGCGAGGCGCCGCAGTGGATGCGCGAGGGCTGTGAGGTCCACTGCGGCGACCTGCGGGAGCTCGCCGAGGCGCGCACGGCGACCAAGGGCTGCACGCACGTCATCCACCTGGCCGCGATCGTCGGCGGCATCGGCAACTTCCACAAGCTGCCCCACACCCTCACCGAGGTCAACAACGCGCTGTACAACGCGGTCGTCCGCGCGGCGCTGGACCTCGACGTGCAGCGGTTCGTGTACGTGTCGAGCTCGATGGTCTTCGAGCGCGCGACGGAGTACCCGACCACCGAGGAGCACATCCACGACACGCCGATCCCGGCGAGCGCCTACGGGTTCTCCAAGCTCACCGGCGAGGTCTACGTCCGTGCCGCCCACGACGAGCACGGCTTCCCCTACACGATCTGCCGCCCGTTCAACGCCTACGGGCCGGGCGAGATGCCCGAGGACGAGCCCGGGATCGCCCACATGGTCCCCGACGTCATCAAGAAGTGCCTGGCGCTGCCGGAGGGCGCACCGCTGCCGATCTTCGGCGACGGGACCCAGACCCGCACGCTGACTCACATCGACGACATCGCCGACGGCATCGTCGCGGCGATGTCCTCCGACGCGGGCCTGCACGAGGACTTCAACATCTCCGCCGGCGACGAGCTGACGGTCGCCGAGATCGCCCGGATCATCTGGGAGGTCTGCGGCCGGGACCCCGAGGCCTTCGCGCTCGAGCACCTGCCGACCTACCCGGTCGACGTCGTGCGCCGCTGGCCCAGCGTGGAGAAGGCCGAGCGCCTGCTGGGCTGGAAGGCCCGCATCGGCGTGCGCGACGGCATCGCGCGGACCGCGGACTGGCTCCGCACCGTCGTCGCGGCGTAACCCCACCATCACGCGAACTCCCTGTTACGCCGCCGGTGGGTCGGGTAGCGTCGGACCATGGCCAATCTCACCATCCGCCGCCGCCAGACCCCGCAGCAGCGCGCGTTGCGCGCCGCGAGCAAGGCCGGCTCCGCGGCCCTCACCTACGCCAAGGCCCGCATCGCGTGGCTCGCCGGCAAGAAGGCCGCCCGCGTCGCCGCCCCCGCCGTCGTGGTGGGCACCGCCGCCGTCGTCGTCAAGAAGCGCAGCGGCGGCCACGAGGAGCATGACCACGCCGCCACGAACGGCAGCGCCCCGACGCCGGTCTCGGTCGCCCCGGCCGGCTAGGACGCCCCGCGCTCAGGCGGGCCAGGGCAGGCTCGCCTGCAGCAGTGGGCTGCCGTCGGAGCGATGGCCGAACGCCATGGCCGGGCGGGCGCGTGCGCCCGCGGCGTGCACCGCCCGCCGCTGCAGTGCATGCCACGCCTGCGTCGCCTTCGCCCTCCGATGGCGCCGGAAGGGCGAAGGCGACGTGGCGGTCTGCGCGCGGTCCCCTACGGCATGGAGTCCAGCGTCGCCCGCAGCCCGTCGAAGAGCGTGGTCTGCGCGACGAAGCCGAGCTCCTCGCGGGCCCGCGTCACGTCCAGGCAGGAGCGCTGGATCTCGCCGAGGCGCGCGTCGGCGAACTCGGGGTCGAAGCCCGCGGCCGCCTCGGGCGCGAGCTCCTTCAGCGCGGCGACGATGTCGAGCACGGTCGACTCGCGGCCCGTGCCGATGTTGATCTCGCCCGTCGCCTGGGCCTGGGCGGCGGCCAGCTGGGCCCGCACGACGTCGCCGACGAACACGTAGTCGCGGGTCTGCGACCCGTCGCCGTAGATCACCGGGCGCCCGCCGTGGCGCACCTTGCCGCAGAAGATCGCGATGACGCCGGCCTCGCCGAGCGGGTCCTGGCGCGGGCCGTACACGTTGCCCAGGCGCAGCGTCACGTTGCTCTGGCCGTACAGGCGCCCGTACCAGCCGAGGTAGCGCTCGGCGCAGTACTTGCTCTGGCCGTAGGCGGCCATCGGCAGCGCAGGCGTCTCCTCCGGCGCCGGGATCCGGTCGGCGTCGCCGTAGATCGCGCCGCCCGTCGACGTGTTCACGACGCGGCCGACGCCCGCCAGCCGCGCGGCCTCGAGCACGTTGACCGTGCCGGTGACGTTGACGCCGGCGTCGAACGCGGGGTCCTCGATCGACTTGCGCACGTCGATCTGCGCCGCCAGGTGGAAGATCACGTCGGGCTGGATGTCGCCGACGAGGTCGGTGAGCGTCGCCTTGTCGGTGATGTCGACCTCGTGCAGGGTCGCGCCGCGGTCCAGGGCGCCCTCCTCGAGGTTGCTCCGCCGCCCCGTCACGAGCGTGTCGACGATGTCGACCTCGGCGCCCTGGTCCAGCAGGGCGTCGACGAGGTTGGATCCGATGAAGCCGGCGCCGCCGGTCACGATTGCACGCATGGAGCGCGGAAGGCTACAAGTCCGTCCCGCCGACCCAGGGACTCTCAGCCGGCGCGGCCGCGGCCGGCGGCCGCGTAGACCTCGGCCAGGCGCGGCGCGACGACCTCGGGCGCGGCCCGCCGGCCGGCCGCCGCCAGCGCCCGCGCCCCGGCCCCGGGGTCGGCCGCCAGCCGGCGTGCGGCGTCGGCCAGCCCGGAGACGTCGCCGGGCGCGACGAGCTCGACGTCGCCCTCCAGCTCGGCGAGCGCGCCGGCCCGCGAGGCGGCTACGGGCAGGCCCGCGGCCATCGCCTCCAGCGCGGCCAGGCCGAACGTCTCGGCCGCCCGCGACGGCACGAGCGCTACGCGCGCGTGCGCGCGCACGCGCGCGAGCTCCTCGTCGCCGATGCGGCCCGTGAACGTCACGTCGCCGCCCGCCGCCCGGGCCTCGAGCTCGGGCCGCATGGGCCCGTCGCCGCAGATCGTCAGCGGCAGACCCGCCGCGCGGCACGCGTCGATCGCCACCTCGACGCCCTTCTCGGGCGCCAGCCGGGAGACGACCACGGCCCCGGTGCCCGCGGCCGCCGACGACCGCTCGGCGTGGCGGCGCACGACGTGCCCCAGGACCACCGCGCCGCGCACCGCCGCGGGCGCGCCGAGCCCGGCGAGCCGGTCGCGCGCCGCCGTGCTGGGGACGACGATGACGTCGGCCTGGGCCACCGTCCGGCGCTGCCAGAGGGCCAGGGCGGCGCCGTAGGCGACCGCCTCGGCCGCGCTGCCGCGGCAGCCCAGGCGCACGCCCGGCAGCGTGTCGCGGCCGTGGCAGCGCGTGCAGTCGGCGCCCCCGGGATCGACGCAGGTGCCCACCGCGCACACGAGCCGGTAGTTGTGCAGGTGCAGCACGACCCGGGCGCCCGCGGCCCGCCCGGCGGCCAGCGCGCGCCACCCCAGGCCGGGCAGCAGGTTGTGGGCGTGGACGATCCGCGCGCCGGTGCGCGCGACCGCCGCGCCTACCTCGCCCGGCTCCAGGCCGCCGGCGATCAGGCCCGCCGCGGCACGCCCGCGGCCGATGGTCGTGCTGTCGCGCTCCAGACGCTCCACGTCCTCGCCCAGGTGCTCGGCCGCGAGCCACATGAGGTCGTCGACCACCCGCTCCTCCCCGCCGGGCGTGCGATAGCGGTTGTGGAGGAAGAGGATCACGGCGCGCGCGCCACGCTACTAACGTCCTCGCCTCCCGTGACCGCCTCCGTCGCCGTCGTCATCCCCACCGCCGCGCGCCCCGACTACCTCGAGGTGGCGCTGGCGTCCATCGCCCCGCAGGCCGCGCGGGCGGGGGCCGACGTGCTGGTCGTCGACGACGGCCCCTCGACGGCGACCCGCGACGTCGCGCGGCGCCACGGCGCCCGCTACGTCGCCCACGAGCAGGGCGGCGGCCTCAACGCGGCGCGCAACACCGGCGCGCGCGAGACGACCGCGCCGCTGCTGGCCTACGTCGACGACGACGTGGAGGTGCGCCCGGGCTGGCTCGACGCGCTGGTCGCCGCCGCCGCGGCCTGCCCGGACGAGGTCGGGGTGTTCACCGGGCCGATCCTGGCCCGCATCGAGGACCACCCGCTGCGGCTGTGCGGGCGCGAGGACCCGCCGGTCACCCACCTGGACCTCGGACCGCAGGACCGCGACTGCGAGCACGCGTGGGGGGCGAACATGGCGGTCCGGCGCAGCGCGCTGGAGCGCGTCGGCCCGTTCGACGAGGCGCGCGAGCTCTACGGCGACGAGCAGGAGTGGCAGGCACGGCTGAAGGCCGGCGGCGGGCGCCTGCGCTACGTCGCCGCCGCGGCCCTGGACCACCGCCGCGCCGGCGACGACGCCCGCCTGGGCGCGCTGTGCCGCGCCGCCTACCGCCGCGGTCGGGCCAGCCGCCGCTTCGACGTGTTCAAGCAGACGGCGCCGAGCACCGCCCACGAGCTGCGGATCCTGGCCGGCTGCCTGGCCCACGGCCCGCGCTTCCGGTGCGCCAACGGGCCGATCCTCGCCGCGCACTCGCTCGGGCGCCTGCGCGCGCTGGCCGCCGAGCGCGTCGCGGTCCCGCCGCCCCCGCCCGCCCGGCCCGGCGTCGACGACTTCCTCTCGGGCCGCAGCGGCCTGGTCGCCGGGCGACGCGGCCGCCTGCTGCGCGCCGACGACCTGCGCCACGACGTCGCCGCCCTGGCCGCGCGCCGGCGCGTGCGCCGGGCCGCGGCACGGCTTCCGCGCCGCCGGGTGCTCGTCGTGGGCGTGGAGCGACGCGACGTCCCCAACCTCATGGCCGCCGCGCGCGCCGAGCTGCTGGCCTCCCGCCACGACGTGACGATCGAGGTCGGCGAGGCGGGCGCGCTGGGCAAGTTCGAGAACCTCGACCGCCTGCTCGGCGCCCACGACCTCGCGGCGTTCGACTGGGTGCTGGTCCTCGACGACGACGTCGCGCTGCCGCGCGGCTTCCTCGACGCGTTCCTGGCCTGCGCGGAGGCCGGCGGGCTCGTCCTCGCCCAGCCCGCGCACCGCCGCCACTCGCACGCCGCCTGGGAGGTCACGCGGCGCCAGGGCGGCGCGGACTGGCGCGAGACGACGTTCGTGGAGATCGGCCCGGTGACCGCGTTCGCGCGCGAGGCGGCGACCGTGCTGCTGCCGTTCCCGGCCACCCGCATGGGCTGGGGGCTGGACGTCCACTGGAGCGCCGTGGCCCAGCAGCGCGGCTGGCGCATCGGCGTCGTGGACGCCACGCCGATCGGCCACACGATCCGGCCGACGGCCGAGGGCTACCCCCGCGACGCCGCCGCGGCCGAGGCCCGGCGCTTCCTCGACGGCCGCCCGTATCTGCGCCGCGAGGAGGCCCGGACGCTGCGGGCGCGAAGACTGCCCGTGGCATGAAGGTCGTCGTCGTCGCCGAGTTCTACCCCCGGGCCGCGGACCCGACCCTCGGCGTGTGGGCGCACCGCCAGGCGCTCGCGGCGCGCGACGCCGGCGCCGAGGTCCGCGTCGTCGTGCTGCACCGCCCCATCGCCCCGGCCGCGCGGGCCCGGCAGCCCGCGGCGTGGCGCGAGGCGATCGCCCAGCCCACGCGCGCGGTGCTCGACGGGCTCGACGTGCGCTACCTGCGCTACGTCTCGCCGCCGCGCGGGCGCGGCTACGCGCACTGGGGGGCCTTCGCCGCCCCCGCCCTGGCCCTGGAGCTGCGCCGCCTGCGCCGCAAGTTCCCCTATGACCTGATCCACGCCCACTACGCCGTGCCCGCGGCCGACGCGGTGCTGCGCACCCGCCCGCGGGTCCCGCTGGTGATCTCCGAGCACGGCGGCGACGTCTTCCACACCGTGCACCTGCCCGGCGGCGAGGCACGCGTGCGCGGGGCGTTCGGCGCGGCCGCCATCGTGCTGGCCAACTCGCAGGGGATCGCCGGCGCCGTGCGCGACCTGGGCGCCACGACCGCCCGCGTCGTGCACCTGGGGACCGACCTGACGCCGATCGCCCGGCTGCCGCCGACGCCCGCGATGCTCGTGACGGTGGGCCAGCTCATCGCCCGCAAGCGCCAGGCCGACGTGCTGCGTGCGATGTGGATCCTGCGCGAGCGGCGCCCCGACCTGCGCTACCGGATCATCGGCGACGGTCCCGAGCGCGACGTGCTCGGCCGGCTGGCCGCCGAGCTGGGGCTCAGCGACCGCGTGCAGCTCACGGGCCGCCTGCCCCACGAGGAGGCGATGCGCCAGGCGCGGGAGGCCTCCGTGTTCGTCATGCCGTCGACCGACGAGGCCTTCGGCGTGGCCTACGTCGAGGCGATGGCGGCGGGCCTGCCGGCCATCGGCGCCCGCGGCGAGCCCGGCCCCGAGGACATCGCGGCGCTCGGCCACGGGCTGCGGCTCGTCCCGCCCGCCGACCCCGAGGCCCTGGCCGCGGAGATCGACACGCTCCTGGACGGCGACTGGGGCGCGCGGATCGGCGCGGCCGCCCAGCAGACCGTCACCGCGAACTTCACGTGGGAGGCCTGCGGCCGGGCCACGGTCGCCGCCTACCGCGACGCCCTGGCGTCATGAGCGACGACCGCCCGGTCCTGGTGGTCACCAACCTCGTGCCGCCCGACCGCGCCGGGGCGTTCGCCGCCCTGCACGCCCGCGAGGGGATCGTGCTCGCGCTCTTCGGCGGCCGCGAGCACCACGCGACCGCCGCGGCCGAGGACCTGCGCGGCGTGCCCGCCC from the Baekduia soli genome contains:
- a CDS encoding glycosyltransferase, whose protein sequence is MILFLHNRYRTPGGEERVVDDLMWLAAEHLGEDVERLERDSTTIGRGRAAAGLIAGGLEPGEVGAAVARTGARIVHAHNLLPGLGWRALAAGRAAGARVVLHLHNYRLVCAVGTCVDPGGADCTRCHGRDTLPGVRLGCRGSAAEAVAYGAALALWQRRTVAQADVIVVPSTAARDRLAGLGAPAAVRGAVVLGHVVRRHAERSSAAAGTGAVVVSRLAPEKGVEVAIDACRAAGLPLTICGDGPMRPELEARAAGGDVTFTGRIGDEELARVRAHARVALVPSRAAETFGLAALEAMAAGLPVAASRAGALAELEGDVELVAPGDVSGLADAARRLAADPGAGARALAAAGRRAAPEVVAPRLAEVYAAAGRGRAG
- a CDS encoding NAD-dependent epimerase/dehydratase family protein; translation: MRAIVTGGAGFIGSNLVDALLDQGAEVDIVDTLVTGRRSNLEEGALDRGATLHEVDITDKATLTDLVGDIQPDVIFHLAAQIDVRKSIEDPAFDAGVNVTGTVNVLEAARLAGVGRVVNTSTGGAIYGDADRIPAPEETPALPMAAYGQSKYCAERYLGWYGRLYGQSNVTLRLGNVYGPRQDPLGEAGVIAIFCGKVRHGGRPVIYGDGSQTRDYVFVGDVVRAQLAAAQAQATGEINIGTGRESTVLDIVAALKELAPEAAAGFDPEFADARLGEIQRSCLDVTRAREELGFVAQTTLFDGLRATLDSMP
- a CDS encoding glycosyltransferase, translating into MKVVVVAEFYPRAADPTLGVWAHRQALAARDAGAEVRVVVLHRPIAPAARARQPAAWREAIAQPTRAVLDGLDVRYLRYVSPPRGRGYAHWGAFAAPALALELRRLRRKFPYDLIHAHYAVPAADAVLRTRPRVPLVISEHGGDVFHTVHLPGGEARVRGAFGAAAIVLANSQGIAGAVRDLGATTARVVHLGTDLTPIARLPPTPAMLVTVGQLIARKRQADVLRAMWILRERRPDLRYRIIGDGPERDVLGRLAAELGLSDRVQLTGRLPHEEAMRQAREASVFVMPSTDEAFGVAYVEAMAAGLPAIGARGEPGPEDIAALGHGLRLVPPADPEALAAEIDTLLDGDWGARIGAAAQQTVTANFTWEACGRATVAAYRDALAS
- a CDS encoding nucleotide sugar dehydrogenase, which translates into the protein MSPSPDVAVIGLGRVGLPLALAFADAGLSVIGVDNATEHLAAIRAGRMPFDEPGAQAVLDRVGGRLELSERAADAHRARHIVLTLGTPAMSHIEIDLRDIRSVLDDLLPHLHEGHAIHLRSTIAPGTTDFVAGYLAKHRGFAVGSDVFVAHVPERIAAGRFFEEISTLPCIVGGVGERSGEEAGALFAHLRAPIVQTTPVQAELAKIWTNILRYATFALPNLMMMDCEQYDANVFEVVDLINRDYPRGGMRLPGFTAGTCLRKDFAFSEERSNAPGMLLAVSRVNESVPLFLVQGLKRRLGALDGRKVAVLGLAFKAGTDDERDSLSHKLIRLLERELADVAVHDPHVTSPNQSLAEAVQDADAVLMATNHPEFCTPAALELIAQGARPGALVVDPWNCWGAAQVFAHVDEVQALAGGAPGAPAAAAPAGEPEAR
- a CDS encoding WecB/TagA/CpsF family glycosyltransferase, whose product is MPFSSPAPTDRTGAAAGAAELAVPPPTTSVLGVPLALTDYERTMDWMDAAVETARKGYICVAATHTVVACQDDPELAAAVHGAALVVPDGQPVVWAMNALGHDLPSRVYGPDLMARYCERSAQTGRRMFLYGGRNQGALVQLALNLRRRFPGVQIVGGYSPPFRTLSDEERKAVVAEINHARPDVVWVGIGVPKQEKWMATMHEHLDAPVLVGVGAAFDFHAGLVPQAPSWMQGAGLEWLYRLAQEPRRLWRRYLTYNPRFVLGFARQYARHRRALRRDGGAR
- a CDS encoding glycosyltransferase family 2 protein gives rise to the protein MTASVAVVIPTAARPDYLEVALASIAPQAARAGADVLVVDDGPSTATRDVARRHGARYVAHEQGGGLNAARNTGARETTAPLLAYVDDDVEVRPGWLDALVAAAAACPDEVGVFTGPILARIEDHPLRLCGREDPPVTHLDLGPQDRDCEHAWGANMAVRRSALERVGPFDEARELYGDEQEWQARLKAGGGRLRYVAAAALDHRRAGDDARLGALCRAAYRRGRASRRFDVFKQTAPSTAHELRILAGCLAHGPRFRCANGPILAAHSLGRLRALAAERVAVPPPPPARPGVDDFLSGRSGLVAGRRGRLLRADDLRHDVAALAARRRVRRAAARLPRRRVLVVGVERRDVPNLMAAARAELLASRHDVTIEVGEAGALGKFENLDRLLGAHDLAAFDWVLVLDDDVALPRGFLDAFLACAEAGGLVLAQPAHRRHSHAAWEVTRRQGGADWRETTFVEIGPVTAFAREAATVLLPFPATRMGWGLDVHWSAVAQQRGWRIGVVDATPIGHTIRPTAEGYPRDAAAAEARRFLDGRPYLRREEARTLRARRLPVA
- a CDS encoding GDP-mannose 4,6-dehydratase, whose protein sequence is MRRALITGISGQDGSYLAELLLAEGYDVAGIVRQPVDQDLPHLGHVRDRLTLLHGDLLEPGTLRDALGAVRPHELYHLAAPTFVPTSWEDPGLILAAIAGATAELLGAARRLDPEMRVFVATSSEIFGDSGESPQHERSPMRPRSPYGVAKLAAHGLVGALRAHFGTHVVSGILFNHESPRRPAHFLPRKVTRGAAAIALGLQEELVLGDLRAVRDWSHAADVMRGAWLALQAPQAGDYVLASGRGRTVGELVDAAFAAAGVDPEGRVRVDPAFVRAPEATPPVGDPSHARSALGWEPAITFEAMIAEMVSADLAELRAQA
- a CDS encoding NAD-dependent epimerase/dehydratase family protein, whose product is MNRVLVTGGAGTIGAAVVRRLLADPAYEVRVSDQREAPQWMREGCEVHCGDLRELAEARTATKGCTHVIHLAAIVGGIGNFHKLPHTLTEVNNALYNAVVRAALDLDVQRFVYVSSSMVFERATEYPTTEEHIHDTPIPASAYGFSKLTGEVYVRAAHDEHGFPYTICRPFNAYGPGEMPEDEPGIAHMVPDVIKKCLALPEGAPLPIFGDGTQTRTLTHIDDIADGIVAAMSSDAGLHEDFNISAGDELTVAEIARIIWEVCGRDPEAFALEHLPTYPVDVVRRWPSVEKAERLLGWKARIGVRDGIARTADWLRTVVAA